AGCAGGATCACCGAATAGGGTTTCCTGCGCACCGCCTCGGTCAGGATGCCGCCCTTGCCGTAGCCGACATAACCGGGCGGCGCGCCCTTGAGCGTCGAGACGGTGTGGGCTTCCTGGAACTCTGACATGTTGATCGAGATCAGGTTCTGCTCGCCGCCATAGAGCGTCTCGGCCAGCGCCAGCGCGGTCTCGGTCTTGCCGACGCCGGAAGGGCCGCAGAGCAGGAACACGCCGACCGGCTTTTCCGGCGCGCCGAGGCCGGCGCGGCTGGTCTGCACGCGCCTGGCGATCATCTCCATGGCGTGATCCTGGCCGACGACGCGTTCGGACAGGGTGGCGGCGAGCTTCAGCGCCTTCTCGGTCTGGCTGGAGAGCATGCGTCCGGTCGGAATGCCGGTCCAATCCTGCACCACGGCGGCGACAGCGTTGCGGTCGACCGACGGCAGGATCAGCGGCGTCTCGCCCTGCGCGGCCGCAAGTTCCGCCATCAACTCGCGCAGCCTCGCCAGGTCGGCGGCGGCTTCATCCGCCGGCTCGGCGGAAACTGTTTCGGCCTTTGCGGCCTTTGCCCCTTTGGCCTTCTGGGTCTTGGCCTTCTTGGCCCCGGCAGCCGCGCCGTCGCCAGCCTTGCTCTCGGCAGCCTTTTGTTCGGGCGCCTTTGCTGCGCCGTGCCCGCTCTCGGTCCCGGCAGTCTCCTCAGCCGCCGCCTCGTCGAGCGGCACACCCTCGCCGCGCAATTTGGCGCGCAGGTCGAGGATCTCAGCCACCAATGCCTTTTCCCGATCCCACCGCGCCTGGGCGGCGGCCAAGGCGGTCTCGGTTTCCGCCAGCCCGGCATCGACACGGGCCTGCCGGTCGGAGACGTCGATGCCGATCGCCGCTTCGCGGCCGATAATGCCGCTTTCGACCTCCAGCGCCTGGCGGCGGCGCAGTATGTCCTCGACTTCGGCCGGCGTCGCATGCTGCGAGACCGCGACGCGGGCGCAGGCGGTGTCGAGCAGGCTGACGGCCTTGTCCGGCAACTGGCGCGCCGGGATATAGCGGTGCGAAAGCGAGACCGCCGCCTCGATCGCCTCGTCCAGGATCTGCACCTTGTGGTGCTGCTCCAGCACGCCGGCGACGCCGCGCAGCATCAGCACGGCCACGGCTTCCGACGGCTCGTCGATCTTGACCACCTGGAAGCGGCGGGTGAGCGCCGGGTCCTTCTCGATGTGCTGCTTGTACTCGGCCCAGGTCGTGGCCGCGATGGTGCGCAATTCGCCGCGCGCCAGCGCCGGCTTCAACAGATTGGCTGCATCGCCGGTTCCCGCCGCGCCGCCAGCGCCGATCAGCGTATGCGCCTCGTCGATGAACAGGATGATCGGCACTTCGGAGGCCTGGACCTCGTCGATGACGGCCTTCAGCCGCTTTTCGAACTCGCCCTTGACGCTGGCGCCGGCTTGCATCAGCCCGACATCGAGCATGCGTACGGAGACATTCTGAAGCGTCGGCGGCACGTCGCCCTGGGCGATGCGCAGCGCAAATCCCTCGACCACCGCCGTCTTGCCGACGCCGGCCTCGCCGGTCAGGATCGGGTTGTTTTGCCGGCGTCGCATCAGGATATCGACGATCTGCCTGATTTCCGGATCGCGGCCGACGACCGGATCGATCTTGCCGTCACGGGCGCGCTGGGTGAGGTCGGTGGCGTATTTGGCCAGGGCGGAATCCCCGCCCGGGCCGCGCTTGACCGGTGTCTCCGCGGCGGCCGCGGCGGGAGGTGAGCCGGCTTCGAGCGAGCCTTCCGTGACATCGGCGAAGCGGGAAATGACGCCATCCGCATCGATCTTGTCGAATTCGGCGCTGATCTTCGACACCAGGCCTTCCAGCGCCGGCGTCTTGAGACAAGCGAGCAGGATATGGGCGCTGCGCACCTCCTCGACCCCGAACTCCAGCGTCGCCAGGTTCCAACCCTCCTGGATGGCGTGGAAGATGTGGTCGGAGAATTCCTCCACCGAAGTGGCGCCATAGGGCAGCTTGTCGATGGCGCGGGTCATGTCGGCCGTCAGCCGGCTGACATCCAGTCCGGCGTCGGCGACGATCATCTGCACATCCGAGCGCTCCGACAGCACCAGTTGCTGGATGAAATGGGCGAGCTCGACATAGGGATTGCCGCGCAGCTTGGCCGTGTCGGCGGCGGCCTTGAAGGCGCGCACCCCCGTGGCGTTGAGCTTGGCGACCAGTTCCTTACGCTTGAAGCTCTGCGATGACCGGCGCTGTTCCATCGAACCTGCTCCCGCAACCTGCCGACCCATACCCTGCCATATAAGCGGCTGCTTGACAAAGCCGTGCGGCGGATAGGGCCCTTGAATCCATCCGGGCGGCACCGCCCGGTTACACAAGCCTTGCAAACTCGTGGCAACAAACATGGATTGCCGTCCGGACTATGCGAGCCATTTCACATACCGGTTCCGACAATCGCGCAATGGGTTCGCCGAGAAGGCGGCTGCGTTTAGCTTCCGTTAGTTTTTGCGCAGGTGCTCAATTGTCGTCGCGTGAGGCCGGTGATAACGTTACGTCACATGGGTCTCAGGGCCGCTGGCTGGGGGTTGGTGTGATTGATCTCGCACTCTGGCTGAATCCTCTGA
This region of Mesorhizobium sp. M2A.F.Ca.ET.046.03.2.1 genomic DNA includes:
- the tssH gene encoding type VI secretion system ATPase TssH, which gives rise to MEQRRSSQSFKRKELVAKLNATGVRAFKAAADTAKLRGNPYVELAHFIQQLVLSERSDVQMIVADAGLDVSRLTADMTRAIDKLPYGATSVEEFSDHIFHAIQEGWNLATLEFGVEEVRSAHILLACLKTPALEGLVSKISAEFDKIDADGVISRFADVTEGSLEAGSPPAAAAAETPVKRGPGGDSALAKYATDLTQRARDGKIDPVVGRDPEIRQIVDILMRRRQNNPILTGEAGVGKTAVVEGFALRIAQGDVPPTLQNVSVRMLDVGLMQAGASVKGEFEKRLKAVIDEVQASEVPIILFIDEAHTLIGAGGAAGTGDAANLLKPALARGELRTIAATTWAEYKQHIEKDPALTRRFQVVKIDEPSEAVAVLMLRGVAGVLEQHHKVQILDEAIEAAVSLSHRYIPARQLPDKAVSLLDTACARVAVSQHATPAEVEDILRRRQALEVESGIIGREAAIGIDVSDRQARVDAGLAETETALAAAQARWDREKALVAEILDLRAKLRGEGVPLDEAAAEETAGTESGHGAAKAPEQKAAESKAGDGAAAGAKKAKTQKAKGAKAAKAETVSAEPADEAAADLARLRELMAELAAAQGETPLILPSVDRNAVAAVVQDWTGIPTGRMLSSQTEKALKLAATLSERVVGQDHAMEMIARRVQTSRAGLGAPEKPVGVFLLCGPSGVGKTETALALAETLYGGEQNLISINMSEFQEAHTVSTLKGAPPGYVGYGKGGILTEAVRRKPYSVILLDEVEKAHPDVHEIFFQVFDKGMMDDSEGRRIDFKNTLILLTSNVGSDVIMDRTRNGTVRTGIDDLDQALRAPLLKVFPAAFLGRVVTIPYYPLSDAMIEAIARHQFGKIARRLKATNDAELVIGDGVMDLVKARCTEIESGGRMIDAILTNTLLPELSRGVLNRSLEGKKMAKVIVGASPEGFTYSFE